In Holophagales bacterium, one DNA window encodes the following:
- a CDS encoding TonB-dependent receptor — MCHEFRRSRPCGAARWAAMLLGFLSFAAVAWAAGVRGTVRDATGTPVAGARIALDGREVAPSGADGGFVLPPASGARRLVVQAPGFARLERALAADESELALVLEPALRVAEDLVVRAVRAAEAAPVTQSEIAPERIAALAYGQEMPFLLAETPAVASYSESGLALGAGYSYFSLRGLPQSRLNMTFDGVPLNDPEESAVYFANFGDFAAAVDSLEVQRGVGTSTFGSAAYGGAISFGSVALAEERGLSLELAGGSYGTTRGSLRVESGRLASGVALYGRYSDLDSDGYREHSGMHQRTLFLGGDWRGEETYVRFFGFKGKEESQLSYYAVEPWVLAASPRFNPMQPEETDGFGQDLAYLQVGRRLAGGTEVAAQLYTSGASGALHLFDDPVGKAGRREAGIDGRTVGVQLTGSFSGDGWQLATGLHGATFARDHFASLDGVAQYANTGRKRELSAFAKLGVDLAPRWHLFADLQVRHARFAYDGSVDLAPVAWTFVNPKLGVRLALSGRAGLYLSVGRAEREPARNDLLEGEDDLTTPVDLTAVRPEQVVDVELGGDFRSEQFSLRGNLYAMEFRHEIAATGEQSALGYAIRRNLPRSHRRGIELEVAWQAATRLTVRGTANVAENRIERWTQELDVYDAAGEWIGRARRTFRDMRPALSPERIVGASLEWRPLDPLVVELSGRWVGRSQLDNTGDRRLSADPYAWSDLAVRLDLAPWVSLGRPKLRLQVGNLFDAERVWPSGYSYPYLVDNGAGALRLDGVPYYYPMARRHAVLALELSF, encoded by the coding sequence ATGTGCCATGAGTTTCGTCGTTCCCGCCCGTGCGGCGCGGCCCGGTGGGCCGCCATGCTGCTCGGATTCCTGTCCTTCGCCGCCGTGGCCTGGGCCGCCGGCGTCCGCGGCACGGTGCGGGACGCCACCGGCACGCCGGTCGCCGGCGCGCGGATCGCGCTCGACGGCCGCGAGGTGGCGCCGAGCGGCGCCGACGGCGGCTTCGTCCTTCCGCCGGCGAGCGGCGCGCGGAGACTGGTCGTCCAGGCGCCCGGCTTCGCGCGGCTCGAACGAGCGCTCGCCGCCGACGAGAGCGAGCTCGCGCTCGTCCTCGAGCCGGCGCTGCGTGTCGCGGAGGATCTCGTCGTGCGCGCGGTCCGGGCGGCCGAGGCGGCACCGGTGACGCAGAGCGAGATCGCCCCCGAACGGATCGCCGCGCTCGCCTACGGACAGGAGATGCCGTTCCTGCTCGCCGAGACGCCGGCGGTGGCGAGCTACTCGGAGAGCGGCCTCGCCCTCGGCGCCGGGTACTCCTACTTCTCGTTGCGCGGTCTTCCGCAGTCGCGGCTCAACATGACCTTCGACGGCGTGCCGCTCAATGATCCCGAGGAGTCGGCCGTGTACTTCGCCAACTTCGGCGACTTCGCCGCGGCGGTGGACTCGCTCGAGGTGCAGCGCGGCGTCGGCACCTCGACCTTCGGCTCGGCGGCCTACGGCGGAGCGATCTCGTTCGGCAGCGTGGCGCTCGCCGAAGAGCGCGGTCTCTCGCTCGAGCTCGCCGGCGGCTCCTACGGCACGACGCGCGGGAGCCTGCGCGTCGAAAGCGGTCGCCTCGCCTCCGGCGTCGCCCTCTACGGCCGCTACTCCGACCTCGACAGCGACGGCTACCGCGAGCACTCGGGGATGCACCAGCGGACGCTCTTCCTCGGCGGCGACTGGCGCGGCGAAGAGACCTACGTGCGCTTCTTCGGCTTCAAGGGGAAGGAGGAGTCGCAGCTCTCCTATTACGCCGTCGAGCCCTGGGTGCTCGCGGCGAGCCCGCGATTCAACCCGATGCAGCCGGAGGAGACCGACGGCTTCGGCCAGGATCTCGCCTATCTCCAGGTCGGCCGGCGCCTCGCGGGTGGCACGGAGGTCGCCGCCCAGCTCTACACGAGCGGCGCGAGCGGCGCGCTCCACCTGTTCGACGATCCGGTCGGCAAGGCCGGTCGCCGGGAGGCCGGAATCGACGGGCGGACCGTCGGCGTCCAGCTCACCGGCTCGTTTTCCGGCGACGGCTGGCAGCTCGCCACCGGGCTCCACGGGGCGACCTTCGCGCGCGATCACTTCGCCTCGCTCGACGGCGTCGCGCAGTACGCCAACACCGGGCGCAAGCGCGAGCTCTCGGCGTTCGCCAAGCTCGGCGTCGACCTCGCTCCGCGCTGGCACCTCTTCGCCGACCTCCAGGTGCGCCACGCCCGCTTCGCCTACGACGGCTCGGTCGACCTCGCGCCGGTCGCCTGGACCTTCGTCAATCCGAAGCTCGGTGTGCGGCTGGCGCTCTCCGGGCGCGCCGGGCTCTATCTGTCCGTCGGTCGCGCCGAGCGCGAGCCGGCGCGCAACGACCTGCTCGAAGGGGAGGACGACCTCACCACGCCGGTCGACCTCACGGCGGTCCGGCCGGAGCAGGTCGTCGACGTCGAGCTCGGCGGCGACTTCCGGAGCGAGCAGTTCAGCCTGCGCGGCAACCTCTACGCGATGGAGTTTCGTCACGAGATCGCCGCCACCGGCGAGCAGTCGGCGCTCGGCTACGCGATCCGCCGCAACCTGCCGCGCAGCCACCGCCGCGGGATCGAGCTCGAGGTCGCCTGGCAGGCGGCGACCCGCCTGACCGTGCGGGGCACCGCCAACGTCGCCGAGAACCGGATCGAGCGGTGGACGCAGGAGCTCGACGTCTACGACGCCGCCGGCGAGTGGATCGGCCGCGCGCGGCGGACCTTCCGCGACATGCGGCCGGCCCTCTCGCCGGAGCGCATCGTCGGTGCGAGCCTCGAATGGCGCCCCCTCGACCCGCTCGTCGTCGAGCTCTCCGGTCGCTGGGTCGGTCGTTCGCAGCTCGACAACACCGGCGATCGCCGCCTCTCGGCCGACCCCTACGCCTGGTCGGACCTCGCGGTGCGGCTCGACCTCGCGCCGTGGGTGTCGCTGGGTCGCCCGAAGCTCCGGCTGCAGGTCGGCAACCTCTTCGATGCCGAGCGCGTCTGGCCTTCCGGCTACTCCTATCCGTACCTCGTCGACAACGGTGCGGGCGCGCTGCGACTCGACGGCGTGCCGTACTACTACCCGATGGCACGGCGCCACGCGGTCCTTGCGCTCGAGCTCTCGTTCTAG
- a CDS encoding nicotinamide mononucleotide transporter: MSDPLEILGVATGVVAVWLTVRQIVWCWPLGLVNVALFSVVFTRARLYADAGLQVVYFALCAYGWWAWRHGGGDHGPLAVSRMPRRTAVALALGALAFAAALGLLLDRTTDAALPFLDAALAAGSLAAQWMQARKWLENWTVWIAVDTVYVGMYLTKGLHLTAGLYLGFLVLAALGLREWSRPSGEGVVA; the protein is encoded by the coding sequence GTGAGCGATCCGCTCGAGATCCTCGGTGTGGCGACGGGCGTCGTCGCCGTCTGGCTGACGGTCCGCCAGATCGTCTGGTGCTGGCCGCTCGGCCTCGTCAACGTGGCGCTCTTCTCCGTCGTCTTCACTCGCGCTCGGCTCTACGCCGACGCCGGGCTGCAGGTCGTCTACTTCGCCCTCTGCGCCTACGGCTGGTGGGCCTGGCGGCACGGCGGGGGGGATCACGGGCCGCTCGCCGTCTCGCGCATGCCGCGCCGGACGGCGGTCGCGCTGGCCCTCGGCGCCCTCGCCTTCGCCGCGGCGCTCGGCCTGCTGCTCGACCGGACGACCGATGCCGCGCTGCCGTTCCTCGACGCGGCGCTCGCCGCCGGCAGTCTCGCCGCGCAGTGGATGCAGGCGCGCAAGTGGCTGGAGAACTGGACAGTCTGGATCGCCGTGGATACCGTCTACGTCGGCATGTACCTCACCAAGGGGCTCCACCTGACCGCCGGGCTCTACCTGGGCTTCCTCGTCCTCGCCGCGCTCGGGCTGCGCGAGTGGTCGCGCCCGAGCGGGGAGGGCGTCGTCGCATGA
- a CDS encoding ATP-binding protein: protein MSADPGRTPREATRRATLRVVVTGPECTGKTTLARRLATRFAAPCVSEQARLYAAAHSRPLHATDVEPIALGFLAAQAIATREVPPLLVLDTDLVSTVVYARHYYGACAAWIEDEARRRTADLYLLHLPDVPWIPEPGQREGADRRAEQLALFRAELAAIDAPVVEIAGGWELREERAVTAVERLVLRAGLGGQVP from the coding sequence ATGAGCGCCGACCCGGGCCGGACCCCGCGCGAGGCGACGCGGCGCGCGACCCTCCGCGTCGTCGTCACCGGCCCGGAGTGCACCGGCAAGACGACCCTCGCTCGCCGTCTCGCCACGCGCTTCGCGGCGCCCTGCGTCTCCGAGCAGGCGCGCCTCTACGCGGCGGCGCACTCGCGGCCGCTCCATGCCACCGATGTCGAGCCGATCGCCCTCGGCTTCCTCGCCGCCCAGGCGATCGCCACGCGCGAGGTGCCGCCGCTGCTCGTCCTCGACACCGACCTCGTCAGCACGGTGGTCTACGCCCGCCACTACTACGGCGCCTGCGCCGCGTGGATCGAAGACGAAGCTCGCCGTCGCACCGCCGACCTCTACCTCCTCCATCTGCCCGACGTCCCCTGGATCCCCGAGCCCGGTCAACGCGAAGGCGCCGACCGCCGTGCCGAGCAGCTCGCCCTCTTCCGCGCCGAGCTCGCGGCGATCGACGCCCCCGTCGTCGAGATCGCCGGCGGCTGGGAGCTGCGCGAAGAGCGGGCGGTCACGGCGGTAGAACGGCTGGTCCTCCGGGCCGGGCTCGGCGGCCAGGTCCCCTGA
- a CDS encoding IPTL-CTERM sorting domain-containing protein, producing the protein MMRRGFGGVVMVSLVLFAAAGAFAAGERADVSLPGGPAKSPVVHPAPSGTAPANDDCTGAIAIGAFPFSSTVDTTAATIGTEPAAECTDTGATIWYRYTNNSGYMQAISANTFASDPMDTVLEAFTGTCAALVPLACNDDASGLQSAVSFQIAAGQTVYLRAGGFQGETGNLTLDVPSAITYTCPEIAIAGVLGSGSPSHPGTSGTQNARLNRNGIASTCDTPKACNIFATGTFNYDAYTLANESGDPQCVSVELEVTDETGCNLESDAYLGSFDPANICTNYLADPGLSSGTPPTNTNMSFEVPSGGNLVIDVHSTNAGELGCNYVVHVLGNTCPQVSVIEVPTLDHWGLGALAALLLGGALFLLSRQRRAA; encoded by the coding sequence ATGATGCGAAGAGGCTTCGGTGGGGTCGTGATGGTGAGTCTTGTGTTGTTCGCGGCGGCGGGTGCCTTTGCCGCGGGGGAACGGGCGGACGTGTCGCTCCCCGGAGGCCCGGCGAAGAGCCCGGTCGTCCACCCCGCGCCGTCCGGCACCGCGCCGGCCAACGACGACTGTACGGGCGCGATCGCGATCGGTGCCTTCCCGTTCTCCTCCACGGTCGACACCACGGCCGCCACGATCGGCACGGAGCCGGCCGCCGAGTGCACCGATACCGGTGCCACCATCTGGTATCGCTACACCAACAACAGCGGCTACATGCAGGCGATCAGCGCGAACACCTTCGCCAGCGACCCGATGGACACGGTGCTCGAAGCGTTCACCGGAACCTGCGCGGCGTTGGTGCCGCTCGCCTGCAACGACGACGCCTCGGGTCTGCAGTCGGCGGTCAGCTTCCAGATCGCGGCCGGACAGACGGTCTACCTCCGGGCCGGCGGATTCCAGGGGGAGACCGGGAACCTCACGCTCGATGTGCCGTCGGCCATCACCTACACCTGCCCCGAGATCGCGATCGCCGGCGTGCTCGGCTCGGGCAGCCCGAGCCATCCGGGGACCTCGGGGACGCAGAATGCTCGTCTCAACCGGAACGGGATCGCCTCGACCTGCGACACCCCGAAGGCCTGCAACATTTTCGCCACCGGTACCTTCAACTACGACGCCTACACGCTCGCCAACGAGTCGGGCGACCCGCAGTGCGTGTCGGTCGAGCTCGAGGTGACGGACGAGACCGGGTGCAACCTGGAGTCCGACGCCTACCTCGGTTCGTTCGATCCGGCGAACATCTGCACCAACTATCTGGCCGACCCGGGACTCAGCTCGGGGACGCCGCCCACCAACACGAACATGAGCTTCGAGGTACCGAGCGGCGGGAACCTGGTCATCGACGTGCACTCGACCAACGCCGGGGAGCTCGGCTGCAACTACGTGGTGCACGTGCTCGGCAACACCTGTCCTCAGGTTTCGGTGATCGAAGTGCCGACCCTCGACCACTGGGGGCTCGGCGCGCTTGCCGCGCTTCTGCTCGGCGGTGCGCTCTTCCTGCTCTCGCGCCAGCGCCGCGCCGCCTGA
- the maf gene encoding septum formation inhibitor Maf: protein MALHLVLASGSPRRREMLAALGLELVVRPVDLDESALPGERPEVYVRRLALAKARARCAPGEAVLAADTVVAVEGALLGKPRDADDARAMLAHLAGREHEVFTGVALVLGGEPRREASTVERTAVVFAPLAAAEIDWYVASGEPMDKAGAYAIQGLGALLVEEIRGNYSNVVGLPLPATRRLFAELGIELRELIRRT from the coding sequence ATGGCGCTCCACCTCGTTCTCGCCTCGGGCTCGCCGCGCCGCCGCGAAATGCTCGCGGCGCTCGGCCTCGAGCTCGTCGTCCGACCGGTCGACCTCGACGAGTCGGCGCTCCCCGGCGAACGCCCGGAGGTCTACGTCCGCCGTCTCGCCCTCGCCAAGGCGCGGGCACGCTGCGCCCCCGGCGAGGCGGTCCTCGCTGCCGACACGGTGGTCGCGGTGGAGGGAGCGCTGCTCGGCAAGCCGCGCGACGCCGACGACGCCCGCGCCATGCTCGCGCACCTCGCCGGTCGGGAGCACGAGGTGTTCACCGGCGTCGCCCTGGTGCTCGGCGGCGAACCGCGCCGCGAGGCGTCGACGGTCGAGCGCACGGCGGTGGTCTTCGCCCCGCTGGCCGCGGCGGAGATCGACTGGTACGTGGCCTCGGGCGAGCCGATGGACAAGGCCGGCGCCTACGCCATCCAGGGGCTGGGGGCGCTGCTCGTCGAGGAGATCCGCGGCAACTACTCCAACGTCGTCGGCCTGCCGCTGCCGGCGACGCGGCGCCTCTTTGCCGAGCTCGGGATCGAGCTGCGCGAGCTCATCCGCCGAACTTGA
- a CDS encoding VWA domain-containing protein, giving the protein MRPRSMARAAALLLLLLPLAALGGAADEASPAELPPRHRDFLDAAAPLLTPEARLAFLALSRDYQRDAFVERFWRVYDPFPATPVNELRVRFEERLPTARLRYGSLADERALLYLVFGEPTRLEHRSCVGLNRPLETWWYAAAGGVSGDFDLVFYPDGTRGETGPRYRLWSPSQGLFALLDPGLLGGSDAEVLARLDQACGGDDHVSSALTSALDWPSARKHPALLPQPSDEWLSAFSARSTDLPAGAAELPATLAFDFPGRHQNRTLVDGWLEIDRAVATVGELGPHRGYSFVLDGEVLQGDELFERFRYRFDLPVAAQGDAGGSKASGNLPLLFQRRLRPGPYRLVLRLEDLHGHRFFRTERALEVPVLTADGAAGTTSGNAALVPGTPATPVAGSPRPSPATAGAFAEAVTDLPSADHDVQLTVPADRLITGRLRVDARVRGAGIARVAFALDGRVVMSKSRAPYSVELDLGVAPRLHWVSVAAYDGAGKELARDEAPINGGPHRFAVRLREPRRDRIYRESLRAEAEVEVPEGEELEKVEFFLDQERLATLYQPPFVQPLRLPQNGGMTFVRVVATLANGLTDEDLVVVNAPPGLESVDVDLVELYVTALDRRGRPVEDLAERELSVLENGSAQTLQRFERVDNLPFYAAVVIDTSGSMVERLPEAERAAYAFFTQVLTPRDRAAVITFADGPRLAARFTGNLEVLAGALSGLAAEGETALWDTVAFSLHYFSGVRGRRALVVLTDGADSGSRHRHDEVLEYARRTGVALYFIGLDLPQKPADIQLRLDQLARETGGRVFLVHAARELEPVYRQIRDELRSQYLLAYQSTATTGPERFRPVEVRVTRPGVTLKAPAGYYPR; this is encoded by the coding sequence ATGAGACCGCGTTCGATGGCGCGCGCCGCGGCGCTCCTCCTGCTGCTGCTCCCGCTCGCCGCGCTCGGCGGTGCAGCCGACGAGGCATCGCCGGCCGAGCTGCCGCCGCGCCACCGCGACTTCCTCGACGCCGCCGCCCCGCTCCTCACTCCCGAGGCGCGCCTCGCCTTCCTGGCGCTCTCCCGCGACTACCAGCGCGACGCCTTCGTCGAGCGCTTCTGGCGCGTCTACGATCCGTTCCCCGCGACCCCGGTCAACGAGCTGCGGGTGCGTTTCGAAGAGCGGCTGCCGACCGCACGCCTGCGCTACGGCTCGCTCGCCGACGAGCGCGCCCTGCTCTACCTCGTCTTCGGCGAGCCGACGCGCCTCGAGCACCGCAGTTGCGTCGGGCTCAACCGGCCGCTCGAGACCTGGTGGTACGCCGCGGCCGGCGGTGTCTCCGGCGACTTCGATCTCGTCTTCTATCCCGACGGCACGCGCGGGGAGACCGGCCCGCGCTACCGGCTGTGGAGCCCGAGTCAGGGGCTCTTCGCGCTCCTCGACCCGGGGCTGCTCGGGGGCAGCGATGCCGAGGTGCTCGCCCGCCTCGACCAGGCGTGCGGCGGCGACGACCACGTCTCCTCCGCGCTCACCTCGGCGCTCGACTGGCCGAGCGCCCGCAAGCATCCGGCGCTGCTCCCCCAGCCGAGCGACGAGTGGCTCTCGGCCTTTTCGGCGCGCTCGACCGATCTGCCGGCCGGTGCCGCCGAGCTGCCGGCGACGCTGGCCTTCGACTTCCCCGGACGACACCAGAACCGGACGCTCGTCGACGGCTGGCTGGAGATCGATCGCGCCGTCGCCACGGTCGGCGAGCTCGGGCCGCATCGCGGCTACTCGTTCGTCCTCGACGGCGAGGTGCTGCAAGGCGACGAGCTCTTCGAGCGCTTCCGCTACCGCTTCGACCTACCCGTCGCCGCGCAGGGCGACGCGGGGGGCTCGAAGGCGAGCGGCAACCTGCCGCTCCTCTTCCAGCGCCGCCTCCGCCCGGGGCCCTATCGCCTCGTGCTGCGCCTCGAAGACCTCCACGGCCACCGCTTCTTCCGCACCGAACGCGCGCTCGAGGTGCCGGTGCTCACCGCGGACGGCGCGGCGGGCACGACGAGCGGGAACGCCGCCCTCGTGCCGGGCACGCCGGCAACTCCTGTCGCGGGTTCTCCTCGGCCGTCGCCGGCCACCGCCGGCGCCTTCGCCGAGGCGGTCACCGACCTGCCGAGCGCCGACCACGACGTCCAGCTCACCGTCCCGGCCGATCGCCTGATCACCGGCAGGCTGCGTGTCGACGCCCGCGTGCGCGGCGCAGGGATCGCCCGCGTCGCCTTCGCCCTCGACGGGCGCGTGGTGATGTCGAAGAGCCGGGCGCCCTACTCGGTCGAGCTCGACCTCGGCGTCGCCCCCCGTCTGCACTGGGTGTCGGTCGCCGCCTACGACGGCGCGGGCAAGGAGCTGGCGCGCGACGAGGCGCCGATCAACGGCGGGCCGCATCGCTTCGCCGTCCGGTTGCGCGAGCCGCGCCGCGACCGCATCTACCGCGAGAGCCTGCGCGCCGAGGCGGAGGTCGAGGTGCCCGAGGGCGAGGAGCTCGAGAAGGTCGAGTTCTTCCTCGACCAGGAGCGGCTCGCCACGCTCTACCAGCCGCCGTTCGTCCAGCCGCTCCGGCTGCCGCAGAACGGCGGGATGACCTTCGTCCGCGTCGTCGCGACGCTCGCCAACGGCCTCACCGACGAGGACCTCGTCGTGGTGAACGCTCCGCCGGGTCTCGAGTCGGTCGACGTCGATCTCGTCGAGCTCTACGTCACCGCCCTCGACCGCCGCGGCCGGCCGGTCGAGGACCTCGCCGAGCGCGAGCTCTCGGTGCTCGAGAACGGCTCCGCCCAGACGCTCCAGCGCTTCGAACGGGTGGACAACCTGCCCTTCTACGCCGCGGTGGTGATCGACACCTCGGGCTCGATGGTCGAGCGGCTTCCCGAGGCCGAGCGCGCCGCCTACGCCTTCTTCACCCAGGTGCTGACCCCGCGCGACCGCGCCGCCGTCATCACCTTCGCCGACGGACCGCGTCTCGCCGCACGGTTCACCGGCAACCTCGAAGTTCTCGCCGGGGCGCTCTCCGGGCTCGCCGCCGAAGGCGAGACCGCCCTCTGGGACACGGTGGCGTTCTCCCTTCACTACTTCAGCGGCGTCCGCGGACGACGCGCCCTGGTGGTGCTGACCGACGGCGCCGACTCCGGCTCGCGCCACCGCCACGATGAGGTGCTCGAGTACGCGCGGCGCACCGGCGTGGCGCTCTACTTCATCGGCCTCGACCTGCCGCAGAAGCCGGCCGACATCCAGCTTCGTCTCGACCAGCTCGCCCGCGAGACCGGCGGTCGCGTCTTCCTCGTCCACGCGGCGCGCGAGCTCGAGCCGGTCTACCGCCAGATCCGCGACGAGCTGCGCTCGCAGTACCTGCTCGCCTACCAGTCGACGGCGACGACCGGCCCCGAGCGCTTCCGCCCGGTCGAGGTGCGGGTGACGCGGCCCGGCGTCACCCTCAAGGCGCCGGCCGGGTACTATCCGCGCTGA